From Cellulosimicrobium cellulans, the proteins below share one genomic window:
- a CDS encoding lytic polysaccharide monooxygenase, with amino-acid sequence MRRLRATLVAAVVGAAAIVAPIVVAPSASAHGWITSPASRQEQCASSGTLSFDCGEIKYEPQSVEAVKGSMQCSGGSRFDILDDAGRPWKRTTVGSTVTFQWELEVAHATSTWEYFVDGKLFTTFNDGGKRPAYDVSHTLTGLPSGNHTILARWNVADTNNAFYNCVDVNVNGTGGTDPDPEPTDPEPGNCTAPAWTAGGVYLGGANVSHDGRNYQAKWWTTGENPAQSGQWGVWKDLGAC; translated from the coding sequence ATGAGACGACTCCGCGCGACCCTCGTCGCCGCCGTCGTGGGCGCGGCCGCGATCGTCGCACCGATCGTGGTCGCCCCGAGCGCCTCGGCGCACGGCTGGATCACCTCGCCCGCGAGCCGCCAGGAACAGTGCGCCAGCAGCGGCACCCTCTCGTTCGACTGCGGCGAGATCAAGTACGAGCCACAGAGCGTCGAGGCCGTCAAGGGCTCGATGCAGTGCTCCGGCGGCAGCCGGTTCGACATCCTCGACGACGCCGGAAGGCCCTGGAAGCGGACGACCGTGGGCAGCACCGTGACGTTCCAGTGGGAGCTCGAGGTCGCGCACGCCACGAGCACGTGGGAGTACTTCGTCGACGGCAAGCTCTTCACGACGTTCAACGACGGCGGCAAGCGCCCGGCGTACGACGTCTCGCACACGCTCACCGGACTGCCGTCGGGCAACCACACGATCCTCGCGCGCTGGAACGTCGCCGACACGAACAACGCGTTCTACAACTGCGTCGACGTCAACGTCAACGGCACCGGCGGCACCGACCCGGACCCCGAGCCGACCGACCCGGAGCCCGGCAACTGCACCGCGCCGGCCTGGACCGCGGGCGGCGTGTACCTCGGCGGCGCGAACGTCTCCCACGACGGCCGCAACTACCAGGCCAAGTGGTGGACGACGGGCGAGAACCCCGCCCAGAGCGGCCAGTGGGGCGTCTGGAAGGACCTCGGCGCCTGCTGA
- a CDS encoding lytic polysaccharide monooxygenase — MKRLRAALLAAVVGATAIIAPIAIAPSASAHGWITSPPSRQDQCATGSTSFDCGGLKYEPQSVEAVKGSMKCSGGSGYTILDDASKPWPRTTTGRDVTFQWKLTANHATSVWEYFVDGQLFASFDGGGVQPPKDISHTLKGLPLGNHTILARWSVADTVNAFYNCVDLTVTADGTNPGGENPGGENPGGENPGGENPGGGEPGECTDAAWSSTATYTGGAKVSHNGNIFEAKWWTQNNVPGAEQWGPWKLIGAC; from the coding sequence ATGAAGCGACTTCGCGCGGCGCTCCTCGCCGCCGTCGTGGGCGCGACCGCGATCATCGCCCCGATCGCGATCGCCCCCAGCGCCTCGGCCCACGGCTGGATCACGTCCCCCCCGAGCCGGCAGGACCAGTGCGCCACCGGCTCCACCTCCTTCGACTGCGGCGGGCTCAAGTACGAGCCGCAGTCCGTCGAGGCCGTCAAGGGCTCGATGAAGTGCTCCGGCGGCAGCGGCTACACGATCCTCGACGACGCGTCGAAGCCCTGGCCCCGCACGACCACCGGTCGCGACGTGACCTTCCAGTGGAAGCTCACCGCGAACCACGCGACGAGCGTGTGGGAGTACTTCGTCGACGGCCAGCTCTTCGCGTCGTTCGACGGCGGCGGCGTGCAGCCCCCCAAGGACATCTCGCACACCCTGAAGGGCCTGCCCCTGGGGAACCACACGATCCTCGCGCGCTGGAGCGTCGCCGACACGGTGAACGCGTTCTACAACTGCGTCGACCTCACGGTCACCGCGGACGGCACGAACCCGGGCGGCGAGAACCCCGGCGGGGAGAACCCCGGCGGGGAGAACCCCGGTGGCGAGAACCCGGGCGGGGGCGAGCCGGGCGAGTGCACCGACGCGGCGTGGTCCTCGACCGCGACCTACACCGGCGGGGCGAAGGTCTCGCACAACGGGAACATCTTCGAGGCGAAGTGGTGGACGCAGAACAACGTCCCGGGCGCCGAGCAGTGGGGCCCGTGGAAGCTGATCGGCGCCTGCTGA
- a CDS encoding lytic polysaccharide monooxygenase — MAIAPSASAHGWITSPPSRQDHCAKGTTSFDCGGIKYEPQSVEAPKGSMKCSGGSGFSILDDTSKPWPRTQTGTSVTFQWNLTAAHNTSTWEYFVDGVLFKTFNQGGAQPPSNISHTLTGLPEGNHTILARWNVSNTVNAFYNCVDLKIGAGGTDPGDPDPEPTDPEPGNCTAPAWTAGGVYLGGANVSHDGRNYQAKWWTTGENPAQSGQWGVWKDLGAC; from the coding sequence GTGGCCATCGCACCCAGCGCGAGCGCGCACGGCTGGATCACGTCCCCGCCGAGCCGGCAGGACCACTGCGCGAAGGGCACCACGTCCTTCGACTGCGGCGGCATCAAGTACGAGCCGCAGTCCGTCGAGGCCCCCAAGGGCTCGATGAAGTGTTCCGGCGGCAGCGGCTTCAGCATCCTCGACGACACGAGCAAGCCGTGGCCCCGCACGCAGACCGGCACGTCGGTGACGTTCCAGTGGAACCTCACCGCGGCGCACAACACGAGCACGTGGGAGTACTTCGTCGACGGCGTGCTGTTCAAGACGTTCAACCAGGGCGGCGCACAGCCCCCGAGCAACATCTCCCACACGCTGACCGGCCTGCCCGAGGGCAACCACACGATCCTCGCGCGCTGGAACGTGTCGAACACGGTGAACGCGTTCTACAACTGCGTCGACCTCAAGATCGGCGCCGGCGGCACGGACCCGGGCGACCCGGACCCCGAGCCCACCGACCCCGAGCCCGGCAACTGCACCGCGCCGGCCTGGACCGCGGGCGGCGTGTACCTCGGCGGCGCGAACGTCTCCCACGACGGCCGCAACTACCAGGCCAAGTGGTGGACGACGGGCGAGAACCCCGCCCAGAGCGGCCAGTGGGGCGTCTGGAAGGACCTCGGCGCCTGCTGA
- a CDS encoding RNA-binding S4 domain-containing protein, producing MATTEATSARVDSWLWAVRAFKSRSQATAAVKAGHVRVNGERAKPATSVKVGDRVVVRGGPAERILVVEKVLVKRVSAPLAAQAVIDQSPPPPPKELAVRVAVRERGAGRPTKRERRDLDRLRGRG from the coding sequence ATGGCGACGACCGAGGCGACGAGCGCGCGCGTCGACAGCTGGCTCTGGGCCGTCCGGGCGTTCAAGAGCCGCTCGCAGGCGACCGCCGCGGTCAAGGCCGGGCACGTGCGGGTCAACGGCGAGCGTGCGAAGCCGGCGACGAGCGTCAAGGTGGGCGACCGCGTCGTCGTCCGCGGCGGCCCGGCAGAACGGATCCTCGTCGTGGAGAAGGTGCTGGTGAAGCGCGTCTCCGCCCCGCTCGCCGCGCAGGCCGTGATCGACCAGAGCCCGCCCCCGCCCCCCAAGGAGCTCGCCGTCCGCGTCGCCGTCCGCGAGCGCGGCGCCGGCCGCCCGACGAAGCGCGAGCGCCGCGACCTCGACCGCCTCCGGGGCCGCGGCTGA
- a CDS encoding GlsB/YeaQ/YmgE family stress response membrane protein has product MSFIGWILIGLIMGAIARAILPGKAAGGWIVTLVVGVLGALLGGWIGGALFGANANDEFFSLTTWFWAFVGSLLVLLVWGAIAGRSARK; this is encoded by the coding sequence ATGAGCTTCATCGGGTGGATCCTCATCGGCCTCATCATGGGCGCGATCGCACGCGCCATCCTGCCGGGCAAGGCAGCGGGGGGCTGGATCGTCACGCTGGTCGTCGGCGTGCTCGGAGCGCTCCTCGGCGGGTGGATCGGCGGCGCGCTGTTCGGCGCGAACGCGAACGACGAGTTCTTCTCGCTCACCACGTGGTTCTGGGCTTTCGTCGGCTCGCTGCTCGTGCTGCTCGTCTGGGGTGCGATCGCGGGCCGCTCGGCGCGCAAGTAG
- a CDS encoding GNAT family N-acetyltransferase — protein sequence MSSVARTALEVPLPPGFALVEAPHPTSLDDADAWAYRAVADIGRELELEVHGYDDLALRPRDVLSGMDHQEYAAKRRFVVVRSAAAGALVADGVPPAVPDVVAHLFVSRPTTSNEHLGEAYPFVRPGERGRGIGTALLSLGEHLNLDAGRTVLFSDTAHGEEPAPGPGAIEATTGAGRVPADAPGPRFLQARGYVLEQVERHSVLDLPVASEALDTHRGAASEHAGPDYRVHTWTDEVPDAWLDQVAVLFTRMSTDAPTGGVEYGEDPWDARRVRTWVGEQAEKRNGFLVSAAEHAPTGALAAFTVFAYPRDRDDFAFQEDTLVLREHRGRRLGMLVKVANLDALADERPTTRRVHTWNAQENDHMLAINVALGFRPAGVWAAWQRRTTPEDGE from the coding sequence ATGAGCAGCGTCGCCCGCACCGCCCTCGAGGTGCCCCTCCCGCCGGGGTTCGCGCTCGTCGAGGCCCCGCACCCCACGTCGCTCGACGACGCCGACGCGTGGGCGTACCGAGCCGTGGCGGACATCGGGCGCGAGCTCGAGCTGGAGGTCCACGGCTACGACGACCTCGCGCTGCGACCGCGTGACGTGCTCTCGGGGATGGACCACCAGGAGTACGCGGCCAAGCGCCGCTTCGTCGTCGTGCGTTCCGCGGCCGCCGGGGCCCTGGTCGCCGACGGCGTCCCGCCCGCGGTGCCCGACGTCGTCGCGCACCTCTTCGTGTCGCGCCCGACCACGAGCAACGAGCACCTGGGCGAGGCGTACCCGTTCGTCCGCCCGGGCGAGCGCGGACGCGGCATCGGGACGGCGCTGCTCTCGCTGGGCGAGCACCTCAACCTCGACGCGGGGCGCACCGTGCTCTTCTCCGACACGGCTCACGGCGAGGAACCCGCGCCGGGCCCGGGCGCGATCGAGGCGACGACCGGCGCGGGCCGCGTCCCGGCCGACGCGCCCGGTCCACGCTTCCTGCAGGCCCGCGGGTACGTCCTGGAGCAGGTCGAGCGACACTCGGTGCTCGACCTCCCGGTGGCCTCGGAGGCCCTCGACACGCACCGCGGCGCCGCGTCGGAGCACGCAGGTCCTGACTACCGGGTGCACACCTGGACGGACGAGGTCCCCGACGCCTGGCTCGACCAGGTGGCCGTGCTGTTCACCCGCATGAGCACCGACGCGCCGACGGGAGGCGTCGAGTACGGCGAGGACCCGTGGGACGCCCGTCGTGTGCGCACGTGGGTCGGTGAGCAGGCCGAGAAGCGGAACGGGTTCCTCGTGAGCGCCGCCGAGCACGCGCCGACCGGGGCGCTCGCCGCGTTCACCGTCTTCGCGTACCCGCGCGACCGCGACGACTTCGCGTTCCAGGAGGACACGCTCGTGCTCCGCGAGCACCGCGGGCGCCGCCTCGGGATGCTCGTCAAGGTGGCCAACCTCGACGCGCTCGCCGACGAGCGCCCCACGACCCGGCGCGTCCACACCTGGAACGCGCAGGAGAACGACCACATGCTCGCGATCAATGTCGCCCTCGGGTTCCGGCCCGCGGGCGTGTGGGCCGCGTGGCAGCGCAGGACGACCCCGGAGGACGGCGAGTGA
- a CDS encoding GNAT family N-acetyltransferase, which yields MTAPQTGPTTRPAPPTAVGPRVRVEPVAVPASLDAPDAWGVHGTVRVGDAIDRAIYGHTDLALDAATVAGSMASTGYRRVLRWVAVLDDAPHGTTPRPEDVVGRSMVALPQQGNTHVAVVYVGVDPDHRRRGVGAALWDAALEVARTEGRRVVLSDSSFAPEPPPGPDALEAPTGSGRVPAHDEATVFALRRGFTLEQVLRHSVLDLPVAPDVLDPLRATATERADGYRVHVWTDEVPEEWIDQFATLETRMSTDAPSGGLDLAEDPWDAERVRTASREIHARGQGYVIAAAEHAASGTLAAFSMVAYPHDRPEVVFQEDTLVLREHRGRSLGMLVKVAVLDELARARPSSRRVHTWNAQENAHMLAINVALGFAPASVDAEWQLVLDAPPGPEPGPQPGREPGATP from the coding sequence GTGACCGCACCGCAGACAGGGCCCACGACCCGCCCCGCACCCCCGACGGCGGTCGGCCCGCGCGTGCGCGTCGAGCCCGTCGCCGTCCCGGCGAGCCTCGACGCGCCGGACGCCTGGGGCGTGCACGGCACGGTCCGCGTGGGCGACGCGATCGACCGCGCGATCTACGGCCACACCGACCTGGCCCTGGACGCGGCCACCGTCGCGGGCTCGATGGCGAGCACCGGCTACCGCCGCGTGCTGCGCTGGGTCGCCGTGCTTGACGACGCCCCGCACGGCACGACGCCGCGGCCCGAGGACGTCGTCGGGCGGTCGATGGTGGCCCTGCCGCAGCAGGGCAACACGCACGTGGCGGTCGTGTACGTGGGCGTGGACCCCGACCACCGGCGTCGTGGCGTGGGCGCGGCGCTGTGGGACGCGGCGCTGGAGGTCGCGCGGACGGAGGGGCGGCGGGTCGTCCTGTCCGACTCGTCGTTCGCGCCCGAGCCGCCGCCCGGCCCGGACGCGCTCGAGGCGCCGACGGGCAGCGGACGGGTCCCGGCGCACGACGAAGCGACCGTCTTCGCGCTGCGGCGCGGGTTCACGCTCGAGCAGGTCCTGCGCCACTCCGTGCTCGACCTCCCGGTCGCGCCCGACGTGCTCGACCCGCTGCGGGCGACGGCGACGGAGCGTGCCGACGGCTACCGCGTGCACGTGTGGACGGACGAGGTCCCCGAGGAGTGGATCGACCAGTTCGCCACGCTCGAGACGCGCATGAGCACCGACGCGCCGAGCGGCGGCCTGGACCTCGCCGAGGACCCGTGGGACGCCGAGCGCGTCCGGACGGCGTCCCGGGAGATCCACGCCCGCGGCCAGGGCTACGTCATCGCGGCCGCCGAGCACGCGGCGTCGGGCACGCTCGCGGCGTTCTCGATGGTCGCGTACCCGCACGACCGCCCGGAGGTCGTGTTCCAGGAGGACACGCTCGTGCTGCGCGAGCACCGCGGCCGCAGCCTCGGGATGCTCGTCAAGGTCGCCGTGCTCGACGAGCTCGCGCGCGCACGCCCGTCCTCGCGCCGCGTGCACACGTGGAACGCGCAGGAGAACGCGCACATGCTCGCCATCAACGTCGCGCTCGGGTTCGCGCCCGCGAGCGTCGACGCGGAGTGGCAGCTCGTGCTGGACGCACCACCGGGACCCGAGCCGGGTCCGCAGCCCGGCCGTGAGCCCGGCGCGACCCCCTGA
- a CDS encoding dienelactone hydrolase family protein: protein MAEVVLFHHVQGLTEGVRTIAESLRGAGNVVHTPDLFEGRTFATLDEGMAHVQELGFGTVLERGRAVADGYDAGVVYAGISLGVLPAQMLAQTRAGAKGAVLLEACVPVSEFGEAWPDAVPVQVHGMDGDPSFAGEGDLDAARELVDSTPDAELFVYPGDRHLFTDPSLPSYEPEAAALVTERVIRFLDGIR, encoded by the coding sequence ATGGCCGAGGTCGTGCTGTTCCACCACGTGCAGGGGCTGACCGAGGGCGTTCGGACGATCGCGGAGTCGCTGCGCGGGGCGGGGAACGTCGTGCACACGCCGGACCTGTTCGAGGGGCGCACGTTCGCGACCCTCGACGAGGGCATGGCGCACGTCCAGGAGCTCGGGTTCGGCACCGTCCTGGAGCGCGGGCGGGCCGTCGCCGACGGCTACGACGCGGGCGTCGTCTACGCGGGGATCTCGCTCGGCGTGCTCCCCGCGCAGATGCTCGCCCAGACGCGCGCCGGCGCGAAGGGCGCGGTGCTGCTCGAGGCGTGTGTGCCGGTCTCGGAGTTCGGCGAGGCGTGGCCCGACGCCGTGCCCGTGCAGGTGCACGGGATGGACGGCGACCCGTCGTTCGCGGGCGAGGGCGACCTCGACGCCGCGCGCGAGCTCGTGGACTCCACGCCCGACGCGGAGCTGTTCGTCTACCCCGGCGACCGGCACCTGTTCACCGACCCGAGCCTGCCGTCGTACGAGCCGGAGGCCGCCGCGCTCGTCACCGAGCGGGTGATCCGCTTCCTCGACGGCATCCGCTGA